The following are encoded in a window of Longibacter salinarum genomic DNA:
- the uvrA gene encoding excinuclease ABC subunit UvrA → MTQTTDTAPTQDPVIANASVSARETAKHSIVIRGARQHNLKNVDLDLPRNELIVFTGPSGSGKSSLCFNTIYAEGQRRYVESLSAYARQFLERMDKPDADLITGLAPAIAIEQKTTAKNPRSTVATQTEIYDHLRLLFARIGTTYSPISGRPVSKDTPRSVALDVEDELDDGARFYLCFPVPEHSGIALRDELKSLRERGFFRIVLLPTEKQAERGERPEILDLNDTEPSSVNNYGRNRLLVLVDRLKVKKGDDATRDRIADSVEQAFKEGEGRCTIQEVPRERPIPAALEYSHFFERDGMRFKEPTPLMFSFNSPVGACPKCQGFGRVPGLDPDLIVPNKELSIKQGAIAPFRTDKWSKHFKSLIKLAAQEGINVDCPYRELEDWEKEIVWDGKDDYIGIRGFFDFLDERSYKTHYRIFRARFRGYSTCPKCDGYRLADDALYVKIGSEETTGRKHIGEVCAMTTREARDFFEALELTEYEEEVAGRVMDELRKRSRYLVDVGLDYLTLDRLAQTLSGGETQRINLSTSLGSSLVGSLYVLDEPTIGLHPRDNDRLIGILERLRDLGNTVLVVEHDPATMEAADEIVDLGPGSGSFGGQVTFQGTYDEALESDESLTGQYLSGRKTIPLPDKRREVDPDRVLTIENARQHNLKNIDVDIPLDMIVCVTGVSGSGKSTLTNQTLFEGLHRLKGGSGDGKVGKHDAIRGHRNIDAVEMVDQQPIGRTPRSNPATYTNAFDGIRKLFSETRPSQIHGYEPGFFSFNVPGGRCEECKGEGVVKVEMQFLADLYLECEACGGKRYKKEVLDVTYQGKNIADVLKMTVDEAADFFEGETTIINKLTVLQDIGLGYLTLGQPSTTLSGGEAQRIKLASHLGGRNKDRTLYIFDEPTTGLHFDDIKKLVDAFDQLVENGHSVLIVEHNLDVIKYADHVIDLGPEGGDEGGQIVETGTPETIAAHPYSHTGRFLKDVL, encoded by the coding sequence ATGACGCAGACGACTGACACCGCCCCCACGCAGGACCCGGTTATCGCGAACGCCTCGGTTTCGGCACGCGAGACCGCCAAGCACAGCATCGTGATCCGCGGAGCGCGACAGCACAACCTGAAGAATGTCGATCTCGACCTTCCCCGGAACGAGCTGATCGTATTCACCGGCCCCTCGGGCTCCGGTAAATCCTCTCTCTGCTTCAACACGATATACGCAGAGGGACAGCGCCGCTACGTCGAGAGTCTCTCGGCGTACGCCCGGCAGTTCTTGGAGCGCATGGACAAGCCGGACGCCGACCTGATCACGGGTCTGGCTCCGGCGATAGCCATCGAGCAAAAGACGACGGCGAAGAACCCGCGTTCGACGGTCGCGACGCAAACGGAGATTTACGACCATCTCCGACTTCTCTTCGCTCGCATTGGCACCACATATTCTCCCATCAGCGGTCGTCCGGTATCGAAAGACACACCGCGGAGCGTCGCTCTCGACGTGGAGGATGAACTGGATGACGGCGCACGATTCTACCTCTGCTTTCCTGTCCCGGAGCACTCCGGCATCGCCCTCCGCGACGAACTCAAGAGCCTGCGCGAGCGTGGCTTTTTCCGGATCGTTCTCTTGCCCACGGAGAAGCAGGCCGAACGCGGCGAACGCCCCGAGATCCTCGACCTAAATGACACCGAGCCAAGCTCCGTCAACAACTACGGGCGCAACCGGCTGCTCGTGCTCGTCGACCGCCTGAAGGTAAAGAAAGGAGACGACGCGACACGCGATCGGATTGCCGACTCGGTCGAGCAGGCTTTCAAGGAGGGAGAAGGACGGTGCACGATCCAGGAGGTCCCGCGCGAGAGGCCAATCCCGGCGGCACTGGAGTACAGCCACTTCTTCGAGCGCGACGGCATGCGGTTCAAGGAACCGACGCCGCTCATGTTTAGCTTCAACAGCCCCGTCGGCGCCTGTCCCAAGTGCCAGGGATTCGGTCGCGTCCCCGGCCTTGACCCCGACCTCATCGTTCCCAACAAGGAGCTGTCGATCAAACAGGGCGCCATCGCTCCCTTTCGCACGGACAAGTGGTCGAAACACTTCAAGTCGCTCATCAAGCTTGCCGCGCAGGAAGGAATCAACGTCGACTGCCCGTACCGCGAACTGGAGGACTGGGAGAAGGAAATCGTCTGGGATGGCAAAGACGACTACATCGGGATCCGCGGCTTCTTTGATTTCCTCGACGAACGCTCGTACAAGACGCATTATCGGATCTTTCGTGCTCGCTTCCGTGGCTATTCAACCTGCCCGAAATGCGATGGCTACCGGCTCGCCGACGACGCGCTCTACGTCAAGATCGGCAGTGAGGAGACGACCGGGCGGAAGCACATCGGAGAGGTGTGCGCGATGACGACGCGCGAGGCCCGCGACTTCTTCGAAGCGCTCGAGCTGACCGAGTACGAAGAGGAGGTCGCAGGTCGCGTGATGGACGAGCTTCGCAAACGGAGTCGCTACCTGGTCGATGTCGGCCTCGATTACCTGACGCTCGACCGCCTCGCGCAGACGTTGTCCGGGGGCGAGACGCAGCGAATCAACCTGTCGACGTCGCTCGGCTCTTCGCTCGTCGGGTCGCTCTACGTGCTGGACGAACCAACGATCGGTCTCCATCCTCGCGACAACGACCGGCTGATCGGCATTCTCGAGCGGCTGCGAGACCTCGGAAACACCGTCCTCGTCGTAGAACACGATCCGGCGACCATGGAAGCAGCCGATGAAATCGTCGACCTCGGCCCCGGATCCGGTTCATTCGGCGGACAGGTCACCTTTCAGGGCACGTACGATGAGGCGCTCGAGTCAGACGAGTCGCTCACGGGGCAGTACCTCAGTGGCCGAAAAACGATTCCGCTTCCGGACAAGCGGCGCGAGGTCGACCCAGACCGGGTGCTGACGATCGAGAATGCACGACAGCACAACCTCAAGAACATCGATGTCGACATTCCGCTCGATATGATCGTCTGCGTGACGGGCGTCAGCGGCAGCGGAAAGTCGACTCTCACAAACCAGACGCTTTTCGAGGGACTGCACCGGCTCAAAGGCGGCAGTGGAGACGGCAAAGTCGGCAAGCACGACGCCATCCGCGGGCACCGAAATATTGACGCGGTGGAGATGGTCGACCAGCAGCCGATCGGACGCACGCCGCGGTCCAATCCGGCGACGTACACCAACGCGTTTGATGGCATCCGGAAGCTCTTCAGCGAAACGCGGCCGTCGCAAATTCACGGCTATGAGCCCGGCTTCTTCAGCTTCAACGTGCCAGGCGGGCGCTGTGAGGAGTGCAAGGGCGAGGGCGTGGTCAAGGTGGAAATGCAATTCCTCGCCGACCTTTACCTCGAATGCGAGGCGTGCGGAGGGAAGAGATACAAGAAGGAAGTCCTCGACGTCACCTATCAGGGCAAAAACATCGCGGACGTCCTGAAGATGACCGTCGACGAGGCCGCGGACTTCTTCGAGGGCGAAACGACGATCATTAACAAGCTGACGGTCCTGCAGGATATTGGTCTCGGCTACCTGACACTCGGTCAACCCAGCACGACGCTCTCCGGCGGCGAGGCCCAGCGCATCAAACTGGCCAGTCACCTCGGTGGCCGCAACAAGGACCGGACGCTATACATCTTTGATGAGCCAACCACGGGCCTCCACTTCGACGACATCAAGAAACTCGTCGACGCGTTCGATCAGCTCGTCGAAAACGGCCACTCCGTCCTCATCGTCGAGCACAACCTGGACGTCATCAAATACGCTGACCACGTGATCGACCTCGGACCGGAGGGTGGTGATGAAGGCGGCCAGATTGTCGAAACCGGTACGCCGGAAACGATAGCAGCGCACCCGTACAGCCACACGGGACGATTCCTGAAGGACGTGCTATAA